The genomic stretch TGTACTTTAAGATATCTAGGCGAGTAATACTAGGCATCTGTCCTTGCTCATTCTTGCACTACACAGCTTCTGGATCTGAACTGTCATGAAACCAGTGCGAGTGGTTTTCTATGCGAGTGCTACATCAGTATACAATTGATGAATGGTTGACATTTAAGAATTTCTtttgaaagaaagacaagGGACAAGGGAACATTAATCGCGAGGTAATGAATGCAATTGTAATTATACGCTGCTGTTTTGATTCACAAACATCCACATACCATCTAGGACAAAAACTAGCCCTCTTAAAGGATGCTCATGCGCCTACTTTCCTTGGCAGTTGACCCAACTTCGACTTGACTGCCTTGAAGCTTGCTTGAATCGCTCGAATCTGCTTTCTCCGATCAGATGTCTTTCTCGCCATCTCTGTCCCTTCTTCGATGCTGTTCATCGCTGCGTAGAGCCGTTCTCTCAACTCTTCCCCGCCTCCACCCCCCTCCGTTGCCCTGCGCAAAGGGACTCATGTTGCTTCGCGTTTCTATGCTCATTGCTGGACGttgtggaggaggtggagaGGACTATTGATACTGCTAATGCTGTGGTGGCTGTTGGGGGCTGTACTTCTGGTTGCACTTCTAGTCGTACTCTTGGTTGAAGTTTCTAGTCATACCTCTGTTTGTACTCTTAGTCGTACTTCTAATCGTACTTGCAGTGGTAATTGTATTCATATTTCTTGCTTTTACTCCTGGCTGCATTTCTGGCTGTGCTTCCAACCATTCTTTCTGactcttccccccccccccccccccccccccccaacGATCCTTATGCTGAGGTTGCTGGACTCAGAGGAACAGATATATTATCTGAGATGGACCACGACAGTCGACACAAGTCTCCTTCGAGCACTGCGGACATGTACCCACGCCGGTATCGCCGCCTCCAACGTCGGAAGCAGCCTTAGTTGCCAATGGGGGGGGATCAACGCAGAGCACTTAGTGCCGCAACAGTACAATCGCTCGTGTAGCGGCACGCTGTGCTCAACCGATAGTTGGCGGAATAGATGGATCAGTCCAGGCCGGTCAATCATGCGTTCTATTAGGCGTCGGAGGACAAGGTATTTGGATTTGACATGCTGGATTTTTCCTATGACGGGTTTTGGGCTGGAAAGCTATTTGAGGACCTGTAGAGGAGTTGTAGAGATAGTTTGATTCCTTACTAGGGTTGAAGTCTTGTGATGAGAGATGAATCGCTTTCCTGAGTATTGTTAttaaaggaagaaaaagaaagaaaaaaagacttccAAGGCCTTCTGATAGTATGGTCTTGTGTTATCGCTTACATTTGTTGTGCTCGTCTCGCGCCTCAAAGTCCTTCCTCTGCTGCCCCTTTCACACTATTCCGCTGGTCACTGCTGCATGATTCCTGATCACAATTTCCCAGCTTGGTAAGTCTGTGAgttgggaagaagagagttgcTTTTAGAAACACAATGAAAAAGCATGATTCAATTATTACTAATGAGAATAACCCTTAGTATCACTGGTATTTCTTTCTGTTCAAAGTACAcatttctccttcttctttgcaacAGGAATCCTTCCATGATGCGTATATTGcgtattttattttatagaTATACCCAGACACACAAGCCTTTTCAAATAGTCCAGTTGGCTGAAGAATAGAAGCATACAATCAAATGCACACACGCAGACAGTTCCTCTCAttgaagaacaaaaaaagacctTTAACACcgtaataataaaacatacccgaagaagaagaagaagaatgaaaaattaaagaaaagaTTTGTCTTTACATAGGACAAGGGTATTTCGCAGTTTGAACATGCAATATCCATAATCCAGTTCGTTCTCTGCCCGTGGGCTTAATCAAAAGCAGTTTCACGGGCCCATAAATCACAGTTTGGCCATGACGctggcagaaaaagaaaagggggcaaGTAGAGAAAACGCCCCCATGCGTCCACAGCTCcccgaaaaaaaatatccaCATGCATCTTCGACAGACATGTCCCAAAAAACCAAAGCCGGGGAGGGTTTCCTTTGCCAATAAACCTCCAAAATCCAAGTTTCCTTCGacacttaaaaaaaaaactgatgCACCCACAGCCATATACCCGAAACGATCCCGTAGTAGCCCCTGTAGgggaaaaaagtaataatggtaataaaaaatcaaaaaaagaaaaaagaaaagaaagaacagaaatcaaaaccccccccaaaaCTCCATTACATCAATAACTCCATCGCTGGTATATTCACATGTCACGTAAAAAGGTTTTGATAGTGATAATAGCCTTCCCCTCCTGCGTATATCGGAAGTAGTGAGTaggtggaaaaagaaataagagAGCGGGGATATAAATAGGACACGCAACTCTTTGTAGAAGGGAGAGGGGGAGTTGAGGGCGGCCATTTAGTAGCTAAAATCAACGTGTGCCATGGTGGGTATAGactctttgttttcatcCGAGGACGCTGTCGTTATTTCGttgccatcaccatggctATTGTGGATGGTGACTGAGTTTGAATCACCGAGCGTGGTATCAGCGCTGGATTGTGAAGATGTTGTTTGTAATTCGTGATCTGGAGGAGGCTGCGCGCTGGCCGACCATCCTTCGTCAAGCAGTTGCTGGAAGCTCCAGCTAGGCTCGAATTGTCTGCTGTGCCAGGCATGGTCCACTCGTTCGTACATCTCGTCAATCTGTTCCAGACTGATTTTGCTCGTTTCATAGACCATGGCCCATACAAATATGACTGCGAGAATGCAAAAGGTCCcccagatgaagaaaatcTTGGTTCCAAAACCAGCAGTGCCGGGACCATTCCCTATCATGAACGGTGTACTGTATCCAATGCCGAAATTGAGCACCCAGTTGGAAAATGTCGAAATAGACATTGATTTTGCACGAACTTTTAGGGGATAAATCTCCGATGTTACGACCCATGCCACGGGGCCCCAGGaggcagcgaagaagaagatgttgatggagCAGAAAACGATGAGTATCGTAGCGGAGGCTGACTTGAGACTTTCACCAGCGGCGGCCGCAAATGATGCCATGAGCAGTTGACAGCAAGCCATACCAATGGCGCCTACAATGAGCAACCTCCGCCGACCCCAGGACTCGATGACAAAGACACCGACAAACGTAGATACAACGTTGATGACTTGAATGATGAGCGACTTGGTATAGGGGCTGTCAACGCCAGAACCGCCGAAAAACGTAGTGCTGTAGTACATGATGAAGTTGATTCCAGTAAGCTGTTGAAGCATTTGGATACCGCACCCAGTCAAGGTTCGCCGTCCTAGATGAGGAGAGCCTACAAAAATCTCCTTGTAGGTGTCTGGACCTAAGCTCAATTCGTACTGGTGATTAGCGACGATTTCCTGGAGTTCGTCAATAAGAGCCGGGTGAGTGATGTCGAGACGTCGGAGACGACTGAGTGAAAGACCGGCAGCGTCTTTCTTGCCTTGCTTGACCAAAAACCGGGGAGTTTCGGGGAGGAGCATGAGGCCAGCGGTGAGAACGAGAGCGGGAACAAGTTGAAGGCCAAGAGGGATTCGGTAGGCGGCCGATGAGTGGAGTTTGGAGGTGGcaatgttgatgatggatgcACCTAGGAGCCCTATAGTGATGGAGAGCTGATAGGCGCAAACCAGAGTACCACGGATCCATTTTGGAGCCATTTCTGATTGATACAGTGGAACAAGGACCGACACAGCACCAACGCCGAGTCCAGCCAGGGCTCTGGTAGAAGAGAATCAGTCAGTTACATGACACAGCTTGGAGTAAACCGCAAAAACCAAATACGGATCCAAGCTTTGGTGGAGAGGATAACGTTGGTGATGGGAAACAGAAAACCCACCTTCCGACCAACAAGGCTGGCAATGCCTCGGCACAGACCTGGCAAATAGCGCCAATACAAAAGATGCCAACGGCGAGGAGCATGCTCCGTCGTCGACCAAGCATATCACCGGCGGGAGCGGCGAGGAGGGACCCGATTGCTGTGCCCACGCTGAGAATGGCGACGATGAGGGCCGAGTCCTTGGCGCAGATGTCGTCTCTGTCGGGCTGGTTTTTACACGTGCCGAACTTTTCCTTGAATTCGTTCATGGCGAGAATGCCATTGATGGCCCTGAATAGATGATTAGCATTCATGTCTTATGTTGGCAGATCAAAGTGCGAATGCGGGCCGGCCAGACTCGTGAAGAGGATAGAAGATTTCGAGAAGTAGTAGCCAGGCATATATCCTCCCATGCCATTCCAACGATGATGGTAACATCTctcttccatccatctcgcattgtataaaaaaaaaatggtgTTTGCGATGAAGAGACAAAACGGCTTTGCTGCAGCACTGGCCGCATCATCCACACCCTTGAGAAAAtaggtttcttttcttctttttctccttctcttaTTCTCTTGTTTCTCGGAAAAAAACAGCACAAGGATAGACAGCAGCAGATATGACGGGGATCGGAGACTTCagggcgatggcggcgggcTGAGCATCGCATTCACGGTCGGCGAGTTCGCAGAGCTGCTTACCCAGTATCATAGCCAAAGAGCAGGCCACCGGAAGCGACAAAGAGGCCGACCATGAtcgccggcgccgacgagCCAGCGACATTGTCGGGCTTGTGCCAGCCCATGGCGATGGCCATGGTGACGGCGGGAGAGAAATCAATCCAGGGCTGTCAGGCGTTGCGACGCCCTTCGCCTCGCGGACGGCGACAAAAGAAGGTGAAggctcgatgatggcggcttCGCCGAGACAGCGTTTCGCAGGCGGCGAGTCGGGGCGACGGAGGACGGTCGAGCGGTGGTTGATCAGAAGTCGAAGGTCGAAGGTCAAAGGTCAAAGGTCAAAGGTCGAATCACAGAAAACGGGTCGTATGAGAGAAAGCGAGAGGCGTGGAATCGCAAAACGGGCGAGAAGTGGGTAATATCCTCAGCGTCTCAGTGGGAAAAagatggggggggggggacagCCGACAGGCAAGGGTCGGACGGCGGCCGGAGTGCGCTAGCAGTGTGACCACTAACAGAGCCAACTAACACAAATCGAACGGGCAGCCAAGTAGTGCGAGCAGCGCAGAGAGGGCAGCGCTGCGAGTAAGCGTAGGCGGCGCAATGCTAGCTGGTCGCACAGGCAGTAGCTTAGCGACGAGGCTTGACCTGAAGCTTCCGCGGCGTGGAGAgcgacgagacgagacgggACGAAACGAGAcgaggccaggccaggccaggcccaGCGGGGAGGCAAAAGCAATTCGAAAGGGCCCTGAAATCGAGCCCTTGGGCgcgggagctggagctgcgatTTAGTGGGCCGCAAACGTGATGCGCGCAGCACGGCGATCCAGATGTGGCAGCAGAAGGACGAGCGAAGGGGAGCAGAAGAGGTGCGGGCGAGTGAGATTCGGTCAACGGGCCAGAGGCGAACAGGAAGCgatcagcagcagcgcccagcaccggtccagcagcgcccagcaTGACCCAGCAGGTCCAGCATGGCGCTGGGCGGCGCTGATTGGGCCGTGGCCTGGCCTGCAGCGCTCTGTACCGACGCACCACACGcgagtgctgctgctagcctGGCGCGCCCCACACGGGCTGGCAAAGGGTGGAGGGCCCTGGCGGTCCTTTTAGGCGTTAGGCTTCAGGCCTGTGAGGGCGAGTTGGCGTTGAAATTGCTGGAACCAAGTCTGTCGCCGAGTTgacaactacatgtatcgaAATAGTCGTACGGCGCAGACGTGTTGTACCTCTTACATGCATGTATACACATGTATATGCATGTAGTATATGGCGGCATCGTCCTTTAAACGTGGCCACCACAGCTCTGCTCttatgccgccgccagacaATGTCAACCACTCACCTTACACAGAAGGCGCCGCGCACGGCTACAAGGGGCAGGGCTTCGGATACTCGGTACCTATCTATGTACGTGATATTGAAGCCCCAGTAGCTTGTGCCTGTCAATACCCAGACGGGCAGCTCTTGTCTTGTCCCTTTGCACTCAACTCCTTCATCGGACCTCCACGTAATGCCACATAGTCTGAAAGGCCTCGTCGGCACACCTCACCAAAAACCCTCCGTCCGACCCAAGGCAAGACACCTGGACTCCGTCCGGCAAGGTACGAGCAGCGCCTGTACTCGGCACGTACTCCATACCCTTTGTGCGAGTATCCGCACGCAGCTCATTCGCCGCACATCGCTTGCTCTGGGGCTCTCCCACCCTCCTTCGCCAGGCGCCATGCCCGGTTGGGAGGCTCGCTCGACGCCACAGAGGAATGGAATTCCGCCTCCCCTGCCACCCGAACTCTTTATTACGGGAGACgcagacaaagaagagaaagagagagagaaaaggaaagctgGGTCTCCCGGCAAGCCTCGCCAACACCGCCCAGACATTGGCCCGTCTGTCTGTCTCCCTGAGGCGGGGAGAGTCTAGCCTCGATGCGCCGCTAAGACGATATGGTGCCTATCTAGCAGTGCTCCGTACAAAGCTGCGAAACTCGCAGGCTGCTGGTGTGCAGCCTCTCTGCCCTTGGGAGCCTGGTCCGAGTACGAGCGCAGCGCAGGGCACGCCTTCACACACCCAGCGTTTTATCGATTGGGCATCATGACCCTCTGCATAGAGTGGCTGCTGGGACGAGGACTCGAGGCATGCCTATACAGGCCCTCGTCAGCCACACCACTACGATGGCGCTGCTCCAAAGCACAGACAAGGCTTCTCATACTGGACTCCGAAATGCCTGCTTGCCTGGCGTGACTAATCTATCTGACTACAAAGAATTcggtggccgtggtggccgtggtggcaaTCCGGGCACCCAGCTTGTCAGCGGCCATGATCCTTTTTGGCCAGATGTCCCAGACGCCGCCCACAGCCGCTCAGATCCTTGCTGTGTAAGAGGTCCAGAACGTCTTGTAGAGTCCATGGCATGGACACAAGACTGACATAGACGAGGAGTGGAGCGGTGAATGCATTCAGTCCTCAGGCTATCGGGGCCATCAGCCCTTCGGTTAACCTGGCTGGAGCGGGCTGGTGGCTTCAGGCCAAGGCCTACAAGTTATATTGAGCGCCAGTTAGCTGCATTCGACCGCCCGAGTGGCTTTTTTAGAGTCCTCTTGTAGGTGCGGAAGCTGTagtcttggtcttgggtGCCCCCTCAAAGAAGCATCAGCCCGCAAGCCGACCTGGTGCGGCACAGTATATGTTCTCAGCACTCCTAGCTCCAGGATGCCTTGCCTCGGCTTTGTACTAGTACCAGTACTTGTCGTCCTACGAGGATGCGGTTGACTCATTCTGACACGGCCATGGTAAGAGGCCTCGTCTGTGTATAGATACATGTTGGATAGTGCAAAAGGCACACGTGTAGATTCCAGCAGAGCTCTCGTACTTTGCGGACTGCGTTCTCGGCAGCCTGCAGCGCTTACACAGGACAAAACAGCCGATACGACAAGAGACTTGATATGCCCAGAGTTTTTTGGTCAAGCCGCTTGTATCTCCGCCAAACATAGTATGTACAAAACAGAGCACACTAGCTGATTCTTCAGAAACAAGAACGGCAGATGCGGCACTGAGGCTGTATCATGGCCATTTTACCCAGTTACACGAAGTGGGATGCCCCGGTACAAGGGGTCTGACTAATAGACAGTAGCTACCTAATGGATTTGCTCATTGATAGACCATGGTTTCAGCCCTAGtgaaaaacaagagaaattCAAATAGAATCAACAACTCTGGCAGGCTGGTTGTTGCACTGCGATGGACCGCCAGAAACGCCATGTTTTCCAGCCGCAGCACGCTTTGGTTCGAGCGCGGTACgtccaagagaaaaagggagcGGGACGATTATGATGCGGAGAAAATCTGGGGAAGAGCAGCCAATGAGGGTTCTGttggaattttttttcctttttattgtttttccttctcctttcctctttcgTGCCGTCCACTAGTCCAGTGCGCCACACGGTGCAGTACGCCTGGGTCTAAAATTGCGGAGGGGCGCCGCGTACTGCAAACTAGCAGATACCTGCGCGCGGAGCGATCTGGGGAAATGATCAGGCGGGCTGCCAAGGCCGCGGAAGTAGCTGCcctgtacttgtactgcCGCTAACAGGGCCAAGGGGTACCCAGTCGCAGCTCGGCTCGGACACAGTACCGGGAGGGCaggccttggctgcttgctTTTTCCCTTGCCTTGTGAAGATGTTACAGTCAGCAGTTCTTGGCGGCCAGCCGCTGGTAATCTGCACTGCCGTTGCCAGTTTTAGAGCATGTGCAGACGAAGTGGTGCTTCGAGCAGCTGCAGGAGGCAGATGCTTGCAGCTTGCAGCTGACATTGGCGGCACTTGCGGAGTACATGCTCCCCCGTAAGTACCGCGCCGTAGAGGGGAcctggctgctgctagtgGTATGCCATTTTTTTGAGCGCATGTctagcatcatcatcaatcatACGGGTTTGATGGAGCCCGCTAAATTCCATGGCTGAATATATACCTAGATCCGAGTACGCCTTTTTGTCCAGGCTAAGGGGAAAGGGGTGGAAAGGGAGTGGGAGACGGCGGATCGAATGACATTGACGTGAATGAGAATGAAAAATCAAGGGCGAGAAATTTTCAATAATTGAATGCTATTTTACGTTGGCTGCTAATCCTGTTTCTTCGCTAGCACCGCTGTAAAACAGGAGCCAATGGCGCTATTGCTGCGATAGTATCCAATACACTCGCGATACGCTTATGCAGGCGTGGCATCGAATGCACATGCAGtacaagacaagacagatgaagaaaaagaaggagagaaaaaaaaacactcgTCGCTTTTAGGCTGGGCTGGGCATTGTTTTTACCCGCATTCTGCTAGTACAAACTGATCATGAAGTGCATTAGTCCTTTGTTAGTTTCTTGTAGGGGATAGAGAGAAGCTTGCACGCCAGTGACATTTTGTTTTGACGCAGCCGATAACTACCAGAtttcttttatcttttttgttttgtcatAGCTTGATTTTTTAGTCgtgatgtttttttttctatgaTTGACTACTatagtattactatagtaTTTTGGCCTTTGCGGCCGCTCTTTTAATCTGGAAGCCTCGGATGATGAGCCCAGCTAGTTGGATGCTGGATGAAACTAGATGTGGAATCGCAAAGCGTGTCCCTCCtccgccttttttttttgcgtcttctcttcttgtcctgtTTCTATCTATGGATTATGTCGTGTGAGATATGACGTAAGACGTCAATTGGCATAGTAGCGATGCCATCTTTAAGCAGTTGAGTGTACAAGATCAGACGAGTGGCTTATAAGCCATGTCGCCTACCCTGAGTTCGCTACAATCTAGAAAACTACATGTTCTTCTGCGTTGCGAGATATACtcttaaaaatattatttaatcTTAATTTGACTCGAAATTTAAATTCAGCCAGCTGCGGTTAGTATAAGCAAGTAACCAAAAAGTCAAGTGAAGCCAAACGTAGCATCGAATTTGATGGCAGAATACCCTGCACAAGGGGCAATCTCGAGATTCAAACCATCAAGGAGTGCCCCCAAGTGCCGGATCCGAAGTCGAGCATTTTCGTGTGGGTGTAGTATCATAGCCGACTGCCGCAAAGAAAATCTATTGCTCCGTGACGACACCTCTTAGCAAAAAAAGCACCCCGTATTGTGTGGCAAGATTGCGGCCGCGATACAACACCGCAGCGTCGTATTCCAACACCATTCCCGGCATCAGCCACCCAGCCGTCGGAGATTCCCTCACCAAGACATCTCTCtctcaaaagaagaagaaggaaaaaaaagttatatttttatgTAGCATTCTATGCAGCGGGGAAAGGCACAGCAAGATAAAACGCCGCAATCTATTGTGCTGCGATGTGATGCTACACTGCAAACACGAAGCAAACGGTCAAAGCAAAcccccctttcttctctacCGCCCacaaatacatgtatttctctcatacatacatacaaaaATGGCAAAAGAGAGATGCGCCGATTTGACAGATCATGCACTTGTCGACCCCGGATCGGCATCACCCCGCATGAGATGCATAGGCGGGCGGGCATCTAGTGGCAATTCAAGGGAATCTGTGAATTATGGACTCGGCGTTATGACCTCAATATCTctagtttttatttcccATCTTATTCTTCCTTCAGCTCTCAAGAGATGTCATCCATCCATAGACTGCTTGTATGTTTACTCGATAGGGAGCATCCTAACTGGTCATGGCTCCGGCCCTTGATGTCACAGCCCCAAGAAACCAGAAACGCCCATCTTCTAGTTCCAAGGGGAAGGGCCGGTTGCCTGCATCATCTAGCACTCCCCCTCCTGTTCCGAAGGCGGGAACTCGTTTGAAACCCCCCTTCTACAATG from Trichoderma atroviride chromosome 3, complete sequence encodes the following:
- a CDS encoding uncharacterized protein (EggNog:ENOG41~TransMembrane:12 (i12-36o71-90i102-122o128-146i158-180o192-211i288-307o319-337i344-365o377-399i419-437o449-469i)), with amino-acid sequence MAIAMGWHKPDNVAGSSAPAIMVGLFVASGGLLFGYDTGAINGILAMNEFKEKFGTCKNQPDRDDICAKDSALIVAILSVGTAIGSLLAAPAGDMLGRRRSMLLAVGIFCIGAICQVCAEALPALLVGRALAGLGVGAVSVLVPLYQSEMAPKWIRGTLVCAYQLSITIGLLGASIINIATSKLHSSAAYRIPLGLQLVPALVLTAGLMLLPETPRFLVKQGKKDAAGLSLSRLRRLDITHPALIDELQEIVANHQYELSLGPDTYKEIFVGSPHLGRRTLTGCGIQMLQQLTGINFIMYYSTTFFGGSGVDSPYTKSLIIQVINVVSTFVGVFVIESWGRRRLLIVGAIGMACCQLLMASFAAAAGESLKSASATILIVFCSINIFFFAASWGPVAWVVTSEIYPLKVRAKSMSISTFSNWVLNFGIGYSTPFMIGNGPGTAGFGTKIFFIWGTFCILAVIFVWAMVYETSKISLEQIDEMYERVDHAWHSRQFEPSWSFQQLLDEGWSASAQPPPDHELQTTSSQSSADTTLGDSNSVTIHNSHGDGNEITTASSDENKESIPTMAHVDFSY
- a CDS encoding uncharacterized protein (EggNog:ENOG41~TransMembrane:8 (i12-31o43-62i139-158o170-188i195-216o228-250i270-288o300-320i)), with protein sequence MNANHLFRAINGILAMNEFKEKFGTCKNQPDRDDICAKDSALIVAILSVGTAIGSLLAAPAGDMLGRRRSMLLAVGIFCIGAICQVCAEALPALLVGRALAGLGVGAVSVLVPLYQSEMAPKWIRGTLVCAYQLSITIGLLGASIINIATSKLHSSAAYRIPLGLQLVPALVLTAGLMLLPETPRFLVKQGKKDAAGLSLSRLRRLDITHPALIDELQEIVANHQYELSLGPDTYKEIFVGSPHLGRRTLTGCGIQMLQQLTGINFIMYYSTTFFGGSGVDSPYTKSLIIQVINVVSTFVGVFVIESWGRRRLLIVGAIGMACCQLLMASFAAAAGESLKSASATILIVFCSINIFFFAASWGPVAWVVTSEIYPLKVRAKSMSISTFSNWVLNFGIGYSTPFMIGNGPGTAGFGTKIFFIWGTFCILAVIFVWAMVYETSKISLEQIDEMYERVDHAWHSRQFEPSWSFQQLLDEGWSASAQPPPDHELQTTSSQSSADTTLGDSNSVTIHNSHGDGNEITTASSDENKESIPTMAHVDFSY
- a CDS encoding uncharacterized protein (EggNog:ENOG41~TransMembrane:11 (o40-59i71-91o97-115i127-149o161-180i257-276o288-306i313-334o346-368i388-406o418-438i)); translation: MAPKWIRGTLVCAYQLSITIGLLGASIINIATSKLHSSAAYRIPLGLQLVPALVLTAGLMLLPETPRFLVKQGKKDAAGLSLSRLRRLDITHPALIDELQEIVANHQYELSLGPDTYKEIFVGSPHLGRRTLTGCGIQMLQQLTGINFIMYYSTTFFGGSGVDSPYTKSLIIQVINVVSTFVGVFVIESWGRRRLLIVGAIGMACCQLLMASFAAAAGESLKSASATILIVFCSINIFFFAASWGPVAWVVTSEIYPLKVRAKSMSISTFSNWVLNFGIGYSTPFMIGNGPGTAGFGTKIFFIWGTFCILAVIFVWAMVYETSKISLEQIDEMYERVDHAWHSRQFEPSWSFQQLLDEGWSASAQPPPDHELQTTSSQSSADTTLGDSNSVTIHNSHGDGNEITTASSDENKESIPTMAHVDFSY